The window GTCGTGGAAAACCCTTTCAATATATATCATGTGAGCGTAGCTATCCAGGATATCAATGACAATGCACCGCACTTTGACAGAGAATTTGTTGCCATAGAAATGATCGAGTCCACTCCTCCCGGGACCAGGTTCCCCCTGGACAGTAGCAGAGACCCCGACATTGGGGCGAACTCATTGCAAAACTACCAACTTACCCCCAATCCGCTCTTCTCCCTTGTAGTGAAGGAGAGTCCCGATGGAAAGAAACACGCGGAGTTGCTACTGGAGAAAAATTTAGATcgagaaaaacagagaaatcacCATTTGATACTGACGGCGGTGGATGGCGGGGATCCAGTCCGATCTGGGACAGCCCAGATTAAGATTGATGTGACCGACGCAAATGACAATCCGCCGCTATTCACCAAAGAGATCTACAAGATTCGACTCCTGGAAAACCTGCCAGAGGGCTCCTTAGCTTTTCAGGTGAAAGCCACTGACAGCGACGAAGGTACAAATGCAGACATTACCTATTGCTTCAGTCACATCGCTAACAGTGCTCGCCAGACCTTCAGTCTGGACCCCAAGACAGGGGACGTGAAGATTACTGGTCCCTTAGATTACGAAGACATGAAATATTATGAAGCGACTGTTGAAGGCAAGGACGGGGGTGGGCTGAGTGCACACGCCAAAGTACACATAGACATTATAGACGTGAACGACAACGCTCCAAGCCTTACCCTCCTTCCTATCTTGAACCCGGTACCCGAAGATTCGGTCTCGAGCACAGTTATAGCTGTGATCAATGTTCGTGACAGAGACTCTGGAGATAACGGAGAAGTGACCTGTAACGTCGACGGTGATTTGCCTTTCAGACTAGCAGAGTCATCAGAGAACACCTACAAACTCGTAATTGAGAGTAGTTTAGACAgagaaaaaatctctgcttaCAACATCACAATCACTGCCAGAGACCACGGCAGCCCGGCGCTGTCGAGCCGCGCGGCGTTGGCGTTGGAGGTGTCGGACGTGAACGACAACGCGCCGGTGTTCGAGGAGGCCGCCTACAGCGCCTACGTGGCGGAGAACAACGAGGCGGGCGCGCCGGTGCTGCGGGTGCGCGCGCGGGACGCGGACGCGGGTGCCAACGGGCTCGTGAGCTACTGGCTGGAGGGCGACGGCGCGGGCGCGGCGGCGCCGTACGTGTCGGTGGAGGCGCGGAGCGGCGCGGTGTACGCGCAGCGCTCCTTCGATTACGAGCAGTGCCGCGAGTTCGCCGTGGCGGTGCGGGCGCAGGACGGCGGGACGCCGGCGCGCAGCGCGACGGCGACGGTGCGCGTCTTCGTGCTGGACCGCAACGACAACGCGCCGCGGGTGCTgtggccggcggcggcgggcggggcggcgAGCGGCGGCGCGGGCGCGAGCGCGGTGCCGTTCGAGGTGGTGCCGCGCTCGGCCGAGGCCGGCTACCTGGTGGCTAAGGTGGTGGCGGTGGACGCGGACGCGGGGCGCAACGCGTGGCTGTCCTACGAGCTGGTGCAGGCGCCGGAGCCGGGGCTCTTCCGCGTGGGGCTGCACAGCGGCGAGGTGCGCACGGCGCGGGCCGTGTCGGAGCGGGACGCGGCGAAGCAGCGGCTGGTGGCCGTGGTGAAGGACCACGGGCAGCCGGCGCTGTCGGCCACGGCCACGCTGCACGTGGTGTTGGCCGAGAGCTTGCAGGAGGCGCTGCCGGAGCTGAGcgagcagccagcagcagccgcctCGCCGGCGGAGCTGCAATTCTCCCTGGTGCTGGCACTGGCGCTGCTCTCCGCCTTGTTCCTGCTGATCGTAGCGCTGGCCGTTCTGTCGCGGctgcgccgggccgggcctccGGCCGTCCTGCGCTGCCTGGACGCGCAGCGCTTCTCGTCGGCCGGCCCCGCAGTGCCGGCCGACTTCTGCGAGGGCACCTTGCCCTCCTCCTACAACCTGCGCGTGGCGCCGGGCCGTGCCGTCGCCGAGGGCGCGTGCCTGCTGCCTCCCGCCCGGCTACCCAGCCTGGCCGCCGAGGACCTTCTGAGGGGGGAGCCCTCCGGGAAGCCGAGCCCGAGCAGCAGCGCCGGCCCGGGAGAACCGTCCGACGACCCCGGCGCACCACAGGTCTGTAAGCCTATTGCATCTTCTGAGACTTTGTTAACTTCACGCGAATGTATTCGTTTTTGATCTTCAGTTTTTCCGTTATCTGTTTTGAACAGCTGTTCTGCGTTTAactgacagagagaaaaattgcCCCCTTTTTTAACAGCCAGCAGTTAGTTCTCTTCTTAGTTCATCAGTGATTACAGTGGAAGGCTAAGTGGAGACGTACTGCCCATTAAGCTCATTCTATACAAAGTAATACAAGTTTGTAACAGTGATTGTGGCCCATGGTATGATATAAAGAGATCTACTGATGGTGCATGTCAACACTGGAGAATGTGATTGACGTTTTGTTCTGCAGAATTCTTTTTCTCAAATCTTCTTCCAAAAAAAGACGTTCTTGGATCTAATCGATAGTGTTGGTGTTTGTTGTTTGGTACTGGATCATCTTGGATAACTTGGGGATGCTTGTGTTCAAAGCTTGACAGGGATGAGGGGGCTGTGCTTGATCTTTGAGGGAAGAGCAGATCAATGTGTGTGGACAGCTGGTAGATAGTGCTGCTGGCTTCAGAAACCTCGCTGAATGTCTGTAAACTTCAAGTCTTATTTCTATGTTTAGCTGTACAGATGTTCATATCTCCATCGAAACGTATGTAGAGATGCATATTTCCAACGTTTGTCCCATTCCTGAGTGCCTATCCTGTTCAGTTATGATGGAAGGTTGCTCCAAGAAAAAAGTACTGGTAATCATCCTTTTCATTCACGACTGActtctgtgtttaatttttcatcctCATGGTAAGTCACTTGAGACACTGTGCTCATCTCATCCTGTCCCTAGAGATGTGTCACCTTCTTTGAACCTCTGCTTTTGTTCTCTCGTCCTCGAACGGTGCTCTAATGACTTATACTGTGTATACTCCACGACAAACGGAGTACTCCTTTACCTTCATACCTCCTCCTCTCTCAGTCTACCAGTATCGTTTGGTGAAAGCTCTGTATGGCTCTTCACCTCCAGCAGAAAGATTTAAATTAATTGGTAAGGTAAGGTGTTAGGATGTCTTATGAAACCTAGCAGAATCTGCAAGAAAATTAACTGATTACAAGACTTTGTTATAGTAGGTATACCA is drawn from Anser cygnoides isolate HZ-2024a breed goose chromosome 14, Taihu_goose_T2T_genome, whole genome shotgun sequence and contains these coding sequences:
- the LOC106034313 gene encoding protocadherin gamma-B5-like isoform X2 codes for the protein MEIRPTARSRGAAGRVALLVELLAVLLPLCCRAAPEQLRYAIPEELSRGSLVGPLARDVGLSPAEMPVRRLRIVSGDEKQYFSVGADNGNLLVNERIDREGICGDVSPCVLSLEVVVENPFNIYHVSVAIQDINDNAPHFDREFVAIEMIESTPPGTRFPLDSSRDPDIGANSLQNYQLTPNPLFSLVVKESPDGKKHAELLLEKNLDREKQRNHHLILTAVDGGDPVRSGTAQIKIDVTDANDNPPLFTKEIYKIRLLENLPEGSLAFQVKATDSDEGTNADITYCFSHIANSARQTFSLDPKTGDVKITGPLDYEDMKYYEATVEGKDGGGLSAHAKVHIDIIDVNDNAPSLTLLPILNPVPEDSVSSTVIAVINVRDRDSGDNGEVTCNVDGDLPFRLAESSENTYKLVIESSLDREKISAYNITITARDHGSPALSSRAALALEVSDVNDNAPVFEEAAYSAYVAENNEAGAPVLRVRARDADAGANGLVSYWLEGDGAGAAAPYVSVEARSGAVYAQRSFDYEQCREFAVAVRAQDGGTPARSATATVRVFVLDRNDNAPRVLWPAAAGGAASGGAGASAVPFEVVPRSAEAGYLVAKVVAVDADAGRNAWLSYELVQAPEPGLFRVGLHSGEVRTARAVSERDAAKQRLVAVVKDHGQPALSATATLHVVLAESLQEALPELSEQPAAAASPAELQFSLVLALALLSALFLLIVALAVLSRLRRAGPPAVLRCLDAQRFSSAGPAVPADFCEGTLPSSYNLRVAPGRAVAEGACLLPPARLPSLAAEDLLRGEPSGKPSPSSSAGPGEPSDDPGAPQQAQPNTDWRFSQTQRPGTSGSQNGEEGGAWPNNQFDTEMLQAMILASANEAADGNSTLGGGTGTMGLSARYGPQFTLQHVPDYRQNVYIPGSTATLTNAAGKRDAKGAGSSGGNKKKSGKKEKEKK